GGCTACCGCGTCGAACTCGGCGAGATCGAGTCCGCGCTGCGCGAGGGGCCCGGTGTGCACGACGCCGTGGTCCTCGCACTGCCCACCGCGCACCACGGCACCGAACTGCACGCCGTGTGCACCGGCGACGATCCCCGCCCCGAGGCCCTGCTCGCCGCACTGCGGGAGCGGCTGCCCGCCTACATGGTCCCCGCCTTCCTCCACGTCCGTGCCGAACTGCCCCTGAACGGCAACGGCAAGACGGACCGGGCGGCCCTCGCCGCCCTGCTGCACGACGCCCCCGCAGCCACACCGGTCAAGGAGCTCCGCTCATGAGACACCGCCCCGATGCGCCCGTGGTCCTCGTCGGAGCCCGCCCCGCCGAGGGCCACACCACCCTGACCCGCCTGGGCATCCCCTTCGTCTGGATCGTCGACCCCGGCGAGCCGCTGCCGCAGGCCGGAGCGGGCGTCCTCGCCGTCCACCGCGCCCCCTACCGCGCCGACCCGACCTCCCTGCTGGAGGTACCGCTGCCGCGCGACACCGCCGCCGTCCTGTCCTTCACGGAGTTCGGCCTGTTCCCGGCCGCCCTGCTCTGCGAGGCGCTGGGGCTGGCGTCGGTGTCCGTGGGCGCCGTGCTGCGCACCCGGGACAAGCTGCTCATGCGCCGGATGCTGCAGGCCGACTGCCCCGGCCCCGCCTTCGGCATCGTCGGCGAGGACGAACCGGACGCGGACGACTTCCCCCTCATCGCCAAACCGGTCCGGGGCGCCGGCAGCCGGGGCCTGCACTACATCGCCCGGCCGGCCGACTACCCGGCCCTGCGCGACGACCTGCGCGGCCTGCTCTGGGAACGCTTCGTCAGCGGCCCCGAATACAGCGTGGAGGCCGTGTCCGGCGAGGACGGCCACCGCATCCTCGGCGTCACCGCCAAGCGCACCAGCGGACGTCCGCGCTTCATCGAGACCGGTCACCAGAGCCCGGCCCCCCTCGACGCGGTCGTCCACGCCCGGATCGAAGAACGCGTACGGCGCTGCCTCGACGCCCTCGGTGTCGACCGGGGCGCCAGCCACACCGAGGTCAAGGTCGAGGACGGCCGGGTGCACGTGATCGAGACGCACACCCGGCCCGGCGGCGACCGCATCCCGCTGCTGACCCAACTGGTCACCGGGCTCGACCAGTACGAGCTGGCCGTCCGCTCGGTCCTGCCCGGCCCGGCCCCCGCCGAGCCGCGGCCCCGCTTCGCCCACGCGGCCGTCCACTACTTCCCCTGGGAGGACGCCGTCCTCGCCGGCCACGCCGACGCCGGCCGCTGCCGTGCCCTCGACGGCGTCGTGGAACTCCAGGTGCACGCGCGCCCCGGCGACCACCTGCCGCTGTGGCAGCACAGCCATCAGCGTCCCGGACACGTCGTCGTCGGAGCCGGCAGCCGCGACGAACTCCACGCGCGCATGCGGACGGTGGAGGAAGCGCTGAGCCCCGTCCTGCGGCGCACGGGCGATCCCGTGCCCGCCGCGCCGCCACTGCTCCCCACGTCCTGAAGGAGTCACCCCATGGGCCTTCCCGCCCCCACGGCCACGACCCTGCCGCCGGCCCGCGGCAGCGCTCCCCAGCACGCACCGCGCGCCGACCGCGACACCTTCTGCGCCGCCATGACCCATCTCCCCAGCGGCGTCAGCATCATCACGACGCAGAGTCCGCAGGGCCCGCTGGGCTGCACCGTCAACTCCGTCATCTCGCTGTCCGCCCAGCCGCCCACGCTGCTGGTGTCGCTCGCGAACACCAGCCGCACCCTGCTCAACGCCCTGCGCACCGGCGGCTTCGCCGTCAACGTCGTCTCCTGGCAGCAGCGGGAGCTGTACGGCCGGTTCGCCCAGGGAGACCCCGTCCGGCGTTTCGACGGCGTCCCGCACTCCCTCCGTGACGGCCAGCCCGTCCTGACCCACGCGTCCGCCGTGTTCACCTGCGCCGTCGAACGATCCATCGAGGTGGGCGACCACACACTCCTGGTGGGCAGCCCCATCGACGCCTCCCACGACGGCGACGCCCGTCCCCTGGTCCTGCACCGCCACCGTGCGCACCAGCTGGACGCGTCCGCTTGACGCAATCGAGGCGCCGGTGCGAGCGGGGCCTACGACGTCCGGCCGTGACCGGCATCACCGGGGCGCGGCCGGTCGCGTGGCTGGAGCGCGCCGGCCGGGCCCCGCTTCGTCAAGGCCGGCAGGACGGGCGGACGTCGAGCAGCTCGGTGCGCAGTACGGGGGTGCCGTCGACGGGCGCCGGGTCCTGCGCAGTGGGTTCGACACCACCGGCGGCGATCTTGTCGAGCGTCTTCAGGCCGGCGGCGCCGACCGTGCCGAACACCGTGTAGTTCGGTCGCAGCGTGGAGTCGCCGTAGACGACGAAGAACTGCGAACCGTTCGTGTCCGGACCGGCGTTGGCCATCGCCAGCAAGCCGCGCCCGTAGACGCGACGGGCGCCGGTCGGATCGCTCGGGGCCGGCGGCAGGTCCACCGGCAGCTCGTCCTTGTACTTGTATCCCGGGCCGCCTTCGCCGGTGCCGGTCGGGTCGCCGCACTGCAGGACCTTCAGCGTCGGGTACGCCGTCAGCCGGTGGCACACCGTACGGTCGTAGAAGCGGTGCCGCGCCAGGTGCAGGAAACTCTGGACCGTGCACGGTGCCTGCGCCCGGTCCAGGCGCAGCGGGAGCGGGCCCTGGCTGGTGCGGACAGCCACGTCGACCGTGCCGCGACCGGGGGTGTGCCGTGGATCGTGCGGCAGGGGGACCGGCCGCGCCGCCGGTTCGTCCGGGGTCTGGGTGTACTGGCAGGGACCGTGCGTGGTGCGCGGCGGGGCGTCGGCGGCGGAGGCGGTGGTGCCGGCCCCGGACACGGCCAACGCTGCCGTCGCCAGTGCGGTCATGAGCGCTCGGTTCATCCTGCACACCCTCCAGAAGATCGTCAGATTTCGGAGCGGTCGCAGTCTAGGGTGCGGCCCGGCGGGCGAGAACCCGCACGCCGGCCATATCAAGCCATCGCGGCGTCGGCATGCGCCGGACGCGAGCGCGCCTCGCGGCGCGCTGGTCGGCTCCGTACCAGGACGGCGGGCCGGGGCGCATGTGCCGCCCCGGCCCGTCGTCGCTCGGCCGCTCGCGTCAGTGGCCGGTCGGTGGGAGGAGGGAGAAGATCCTGCTGCCGTTCCTGGCGATCAGCACGTCCTGGTAGAGCAGGAGTTGGGGCGTGTCCGACCGGCCGCCGGGTTGTGGTTCGCCGGTGTCGAGGTGGGTGTGCCAGACCTGCTTGCCGGTGCGCAGGTCGAGTCCGGACAGGTCGCCGGCCGGGCTGAAGAAGTACACGGTGGCCTGCCTCGTGGACACCACGGGGGTCGCGAGGGACGCCATGGTGTCCTTGCCGGGCATCGTGACGCCCACCGGGCCGGTCCACACGGTCTTCCCGCTGGTCAGCGAGTAGGCGGAGGCCTGGCCCTTCCAGGACACGGAGATCAGCCGGTCACCGGCGACGGCCCAGCTTGCGATGTGTCCCTTGGCCTGGTCGGGCAGTGACGTGCGCGCCCCGGATCCGCTGACGCTGGACAGCTGGAAGTCGTGGGCCGTCGTGCTGGTGGTCGAGGCCAGGACCATCCGGTCGTCCGAGGTCCCGAGCAGCTCCTGCCGGCCGCGCAGGGTGGTGACCTTGTGGGCCTGGCCGGTGGCGGGGTCGAGACGCAGGAGGTCGGTGTCGTGCACGTCCTCGCTGTCCTGGGTGCACAACAGGTAGGGCACACCGCTCAGTACGGCCCGCTGGCACACCTCGCCCTTGGCCCAGGTGTGGCGCCACTTCGTCTCGCCGGTCCGCGGGTCGAGGGCCGACATCGTGCGCAGGGACGGGGTGTTGGCCCAGAGCGCGCCGTCGATGAGCATGGCGGCCTGGCCGGTGCGGTCGTCCTGCGGCATCTTCACCGACCACAGCCGCCGGCCGGTGGCGGCATCGACGGCCATCACGTCGGTGCCGCCGGCGTAGTCCCCGTTGGGCTCGTGCTCGGCCGTGTGGTTGCGGTAGGCGTAGACGACGCCGTCGCGCACGGCGAAGGGGGGGTCCATGCCGTCGCCTCCGCCGTTGACCTTGACGCTCCACAGCCGCTCGCCGGTGTTGGCGTCCATCTTCACCACGTCGTACCTGGACCCGCTGCAGTACAGCGCGGAACCGTCCGCCAGGCAGCCCCGCTCGCCGGCTCCCGCCGCTCCGCTCTGCCACGGGTGCCAGCCCTGCGGCGACACGGCCGGCCGCGCCGGGCGGCCCTGTTCGCCCCCACCGCTCCCCCACGGTCCGAGCATCGCCCCCGCGGCGATCGCGGCGACGGCCACCGCGGCCCCCGCTACCTGTGAGAAGCGACGCCGGCCGCGCCGCCGTACCACCTGCTGCGCCAGGTCCGCCGGCGCCAGTACCGCGTCCAGGGCGACCGCGTGCAGCGTCTCGCGGACCTTGTCCTCCACCCGCTGTGTCGTCATCCCTGGATCTCCTTCGCCGTGTAACTGAGCGGTCGCAGCTGTTCCGCGGGCCCGTCGGGTTCCAGCTCCGGTACGAGCGCGCGGAGCTTGGCGAGCGAGCGGTGCGCCGTGCTGCGCACCGTGCCCACCGGGATGCCCAGGAGCGCCGCGACCTCGGCCTCGGGCAGGTCCTCGAAGTAGCGCAGGACGACCACGGCGCGCTGGCGCTTGGACAGGCGGCCGAGCGCCGCCCACAACGCGATCCGCAGCTCCGGCTCCGCTCCTGTGCCCGCCTGTCCGGCGCCCGCCTGTCCGCCGGACTCGGGCAGCACTCCCACCGTGGTCTCGGCGTGGTGTCTGCGCAGCCGCCAGCGGCTGACCTGCTGGCGGTACAGGATCTGGCGGACGTACGCCTCGGGCTGTTCGATGCGCGTCCAGCGCCCGTAGGCCTTCATCAGCGCGATCTGCAGCAGATCCTCCGCTGCGTGCCGGTCCCCGCCGGTGAGCAGCACCGCGAGTCGCAGCAGCGCGGTGGAGCGCATCGCTACGAACTCCCGGAATTCATCGTGGCTCGAGGCCTCCATCGACCCTCCCCTTCTTCACGCCCCCCACGACGCGGTGAGCCACGCGTGGCTATCCCTCCCCCGGCGAGATTGTGCGTTCCTACCAAACCGGGCCGCCCACCCGCCTCCGCGTGCCCCGCACGAAGCAGGCCGGTGCCCCGCGGAGACTGTCTCCGCGGGGCGCCGGCCTGCTGTCAGTGATCAGCCCTGGGTCCCGCCCTGCGTGTTGCCATTACCGGCGCCCTGGGTCCCGCCCTGGGTGTTGCCGTTACCGGCACCCTGGGTTCCGCCCTGCGTGTTGCCGTTGCCCGCACCCTGGGTGCCACCCTGGGTGTTGCCGTTGCCCGCACCCTGGGTCCCGCCCTGGGTGTTGCCGTTGCCCGCACCCTGCGTGCCACCCTGCGTGTTGCCATTACCGGCGCCCTGGGTCCCGCCCTGGGTGTTGCCGTTGCCCGCGCCCTGCGTGCCGCCCTGGGTGTTGCCGCCCTTGGGCATGGCGGCGTTCTTCGCCGGGCCGTTCTTGCTGGCGTTGCTGCTGTTGGTGTTCTTGCTGTTGCTGTTCTTGCCGTGGTGCTGCTGCTGATGCTGCTGGTGGTGGCTGCCGGCGTGGGAGGCGCTGTGGTGGTTCGTCATGGGCGCGGCCTCCGCACTGGCGACACCGAGGGTTCCGGCGGCTATAGCGGCGATGCAGGAGATGCCGGCGATACGGGCGGCCAGGTGACGACGGGCGTTCAGCATGAGAGATCCTCTGAATTCTTGATCCGGGGGGGGGACGAGGGCCGGTCGGCCTTTCGTGTATTCATTTCAGCCCGCCAGAGCACTCCCGTACGTCCCCCGACCGGCCCACCGACCGGCTGACCCGCACCTCCACCACCGGACGACACCGGACGACGGGCCCCGCTCTCGGACGCGCCGCTTCACGCGTCAGGCGAGGACGTTGACGGCTCGGGCGATGACGAGTCCGAGGATGAGCAGGGAGACGACGGACTGGACCGCCATGACGATCTTGGCCCACGGGGACAGTGGCATGACGTCGGTGGGGCTGAAGGCGGTGGCGTTGGTGAAGCCGAGGTAGAGGTAGTCGATGTAGCGGGGGCGCCAGTGGGTGGCGTTCAGCTCGGGGCTGAGGTGCTGGGGAAAGGCGAGAGCGGGGGTGGGCGGCGCGTGGTGGGCCCGGGCGGCGGGCCCGCCGCTGTCGAGTTCGAAGTACAGCAGGGAGAACGCCAGGACGGTGGAGGCCCACACGCTGCCGCCGGCCTGCAGGAGGGCGTCGGCGGAGTTGGTCTCGTCGCCGCCGTGCACGAGGTCGTCGGTCAGCCGGAGGGTCGACCAGATGGCGCCGCACGCCAGCACGCCGACCAGGGCGATCGACACCCCGCGCAGGGCGTTCGAGCGGCGGCTGATGCGGCCGGGGTCGCCGGCGATCAGTGCCACCAGGAGCAGCCCTTCGACGACGGGGAGCGCCCAGCGGGGCCCCAGGCGCAGGTCGTCGGGCAGCAGCAGGGTCAGCACCGCGGCGGCGATGACGGCTGCGGCCATCGGCCAGCGGGCCTCGCCGTAGGGCACCTGCCGGGGCTCGTGCCGACTCTCGTCGCGGGGGTCCATCGCCTCATTGTGTGAAGGGGCTGCCGTGTCGGCGCCGTGTGACACGCGGAGCGGTGGACCCGCATCGTCGTTGCTGGATGTGCGGTGCTTGCACGCCATATGAACGGCGGAGGCTCCCGCCCCGCGGTCAGGGCAGAAAATCTGTCGCGGCCGTAGTAGACATTGACCGTCCGAGGAGTTAGCGTTTCTGTCGTACTCAGGAAGTCGAAGTGGGCACGGCAGACATGAACTGCCTGCGAGATGTCAGCAGTACTACCGAGTAGCCGAGGACAAGGAGCAAGACGCCATCAGGATCGCCCGGGCGCCGGAGACAGTCCGCCCGGGTACCGCAAGGCCCCGGATTGGAAGGTGGTCCCCGGTCACGCAGTCACGATCCCCGCAGTCCCGCCCTCCCGGGCGGAACACGCGGACAGAGAAAGCCGGCACGGTTGGCCGGTAGATGGTGTTGAAAGCTCGGGGCCCGGTGCGCCAGTACGGCACACCGGGCCCCCCGACGTGCCCCCAGGAAGAAGAGGTCTATGCCCCCTCGCAGTACCCGCCTCGTCGACAGTCTCGATGACGACGACTATCCCGCCTACACCATGGGCCGGGCCGCCGAGATGCTCGGCACCACCCCCGCCTTCCTCCGCGCCCTGGGCGAACACCGTCTGATCACCCCCTTGCGCTCCGAGGGCGGCCACCGCCGCTACTCCCGCTATCAGTTGCGCGTGGCCGCCCGCGCCCGCGAACTCGTCGACCAGGGCACCCCCATAGAGGCCGCCTGCCGCATCGTCATCCTCGAGGACCAGCTCGAAGAAGCCCAGCGCATCAACGAGGAACTGCGGACCCAGGGCGGCCAGCCGCCGCCGTAGGCGGCAGACAGGGCGCCGCGGGGTCTGGGGCACCTCGACCTCGGCGGCCGCCACCTGGGGCCGGACCGTGTCAGCGTGGGTGGGGTGTGTTCACGCGGACCGCCATCAGGGCCACGTCGTCGCTGCCGTCGGGCAGGAGGCGGTCGAGGAGTTTGGTGCAGGTCTCCTCGGGGTCCGGGCCGATCTCGCCGACCAGTGCGGCGAGGGTGTGCAGGGAGTGTTCGAGGTCTTCGTGGCGGCGTTCGACCAGTCCGTCGGTGACGAGGACGAGGAGGGATCCGGGTTCGACGGTGACCCGGTGGGCGGGCGGGTGGGGCAGGCCGAGGCCGAGGAGGGGGCCGTGTTCGCGGACGTAGCGGGTGGTGCCGTCGGGGTCGCGGATCAGGGGCGGCAGGTGTCCGGCGTTCGCGATGTGCAGGGTGTCGGAGTCCGCCTCGATCAGGATGACGCAGAGGGTGACGCTGGCGCCCGGTCTCACCGAGGCCAGCAGGTGGTCGAGGTGGGCCAGGATGGCCCGCGGCGGGTGCCCTTCGGTGGCGTAGGCGCGCAGTGCGTGGCGGACCTGGCCCATCACCATGGCCGCGTCCAGTGAGTGGCCGGCGACGTCGCCGACGGCCACGACGAGTCCGGCGGGGGTGGTGACGGCCTCGTAGAAGTCGCCGCCTATCTCGGTGCGTTCGCTGGCGGGCAGGTAGCGCACGGCGAGGTCGGCGCGGGCCGTCTCGGGCAGGGTTTCGGGCAGGAAGCTGCGCTGGAGGGTGAGGGCGAGGGCGTGTTCCTCGCTGTAGCTGCGCAGCGCTTCCAGGGCCAGGGCGCTGGCCTGGGTGAGCTGGGTGAGCAGGCGGCCGTCGTCGGCGGTGGTGACGGCGTCCGCGGAGGTGACGACGACGACGGGTTGGCGGTCGGCCTTGGCGCGGCCGACGACGACCCGGCGCTGTGCGGGGTCCGTGAGGCGGGGTGGCGCGCAGGGCAGGTCGGGGCCGGCCGGGTGGGCGGGGCGCGCGCCGGCGGCGGGCCGGGCCGGGGCGTTGTGGACCTGGGGGCGGCCGGGGCTCTGGGGGGTGTGCGGGTCTGCCCAGGTGTGGGCGACCAGGGGGGTGCCCTGGGGTGTGGTCAGGAACACCGCGACGTCGCTGCGGAAGATGGCTCCCGCGGCCTCGGCGGTCACGCGGATCAGCGTGCGGGCGTCGGGGGCACTGTACAGGGCGAGGGTGAAGCGGTTGAGCAGGTGGAGGCGTTCGGTGAGGAGTTCGGCGCGGCGGCGGGCCCGGCCGTAGCGGAGGGTGGCGGTGACCGTGGCGAGGAGTTCGGCGGGGGCGACGGGTTCGACGAGGTAGACGTCGGCTCCGCGGTAGAGGCCGTGGGCGCGGTCGTCGACGGTGATGGCGGACGCGGAGATGTTGATGACGGGGATGGCCGCGGTGGTGGGGGTGTTCTTGATGTGTTCGCACACCTCGAAGCCGCTCATGTCGGGCAGGCGGACGTCGACGATGGCGAGTTCGGGCAGGGGGCCGGGGCCGGCGAGGATCTCGAGCGCGCGGGTGCCGTCCTCGGCCTCGGTGACCTGGTGTCCGGCGCGGCGCAGGATGGTGGCCAGGACGTAGCGGTTGGTGGGGGTGTCGTCCACCACGAGGATGTGGGCGGGGCTGGGGTCGCTGTCGGTGCGCTGGGTCATCGGGGTTCCTCGGCCCTGGGGTGCGGCGGGGTGGGCGGGGGCGTGGGGGCTGCCGGGGGTGGCGGGGTGGGGTGTGGGGTGAGGACGGCGGCGAGGTCGGGGGCGGTGAGACGGGTCTTGCTGAGCACGGCCCGTACGCCCGGCAGGCGGGCGTGGTCCACCTGCCCGGCTTCCAGGGCGGTCAGGACGACGACGGGGATGTGCTCGGTGCGCGGGTCGGCGGCCAGCGTGCGGTGGACGGTGTAGCCGTCGGTGGTGGGCATGGTGAGGTCGAGCAGGACGAGGTCGGGTTGTTCGTGTGCGACGGTGGCGGCGGCCCGGGTGCTGTCCGAGAGGGTGGTGACGGAGGCGGCGAGTCCGTCCAGCAGGGGCGGAAGGGTGGCGAGGAAGGCCGCGTCGTCGTCGATGACGACCACGTGTGCGGTCGGTCCCGGTCCGGTGGCGGGGCGGGGCGCGGGGCCGGTGGGTGTGCCGCCGGCCTGGGCGTGGGGGCCGGCGGGGGGTGGTCCGGCGGGCGCCTCGGGGGCCTGGGGGTCGGTGGGAGGGGGGCCGGCCTGTGTGTCGGGGGCGGGGACCTCGGGTGCGGGGGTGTTCTGGGGTGCGGGGGTGGTGAGGCGGGCGGGGATGTCGAGGGTGACGGTCGTGCCGTGGCCGGTCTCGCTGTGCAGGGTCAGGGTGCCGCCGAGGAGTTCGGTGAGGCGGCGGGCGTAGGGCAGTCCGAGTCCGGTGCCGGCCCGGCCGCGCTGGTGGGGGCCCTGGACCTGGTAGAACTCCTCGAAGACGCGGTCCAGTTCGTTCGCGGGGATGCCGATGCCACTGTCGCGGACGCGGAAGACGAAGCGCGGGTCGTCGCCGGTCTGGTCCTGCTCGGTGACGTCGAGGCTCACGTGGCCGTCGGCGGTGAACTTCAGGGCGTTGGACAGGACGTTGCGCAGGATCCGGGTCAGCATGACCTCGTCGGTGACGAGGGGCTGCTGCTGGACGTGGTCGGGGATGGCGAGTTCGACCCGGGGGTGGGCGGTGCCGCGCAGGGTTCCGCGGAGCTGGTGCAGCAGCGGGCGCAGGTCGACGTCGGTGGGGTGGGGTTCCAGGTGGCCGGACTCGGCCTTGGCGACGTCGAGGAGTTCGTCGACGAGTGCCAGCAGGGTGCTGCCGGAGGCCTGGACGAGCGCCACCTGCTGGCGCTGCTCGTCGCTCAGCGGGTCGGCCGAGGCGTCCAGCAGCAGCCGGGCCAGGGCGATGATGGAGTTGACCGGTGAGCGCAGTTCGTGGCTGACGTTGGCCCAGAAGCGGTTCTTGTACTCGTTGGCGAGTTCGAGCTGGCGGGACTTGTCCTCGAGTTCGGCGTAGAGGGCGACCACTCCGGTGTTGGTGGCCTGCAGTTCGCCCGCGAGTTCGGAGTACAGGGCCATGACGCCCGCGTTGGTCTCCTCCAGTTCCGCGTTCAGGCGCTGGAGTTCGTCCTGCTGGCGCTGGGACTCCTCCAGGGCGGCCAGGAGCTGGCCGTTCTGGGTGCGCAGTGCCTCGATCAGGTCGGCCGCGGTGCTGCCGTCGGCGAGGGTGGCGCGGACGTCGGCGGCCAGGTCGCCGAGGGAGGCCGGCGGGGTCTCGGTGCGCTGAGCGAGGACGAGTTCGTGATGGCCGTCCTCGTGCGGGCCGGTCAGACGGGAGTCGTCGAGCAGACGGCCGGCGGCGGTGAGCAGGGGGGTGGGGGGCCGGCTGTCGCCGGGCCAGCGGATGCGCACCGTCACCATGACCGTGTCCGTCTCCTCCAGGCGCAGGTGTGCGCTGAGTCCGGGTGCGCCGAGCAGGTGTTCGCCGGCCTCGCTGACGACGGTGGTCAGCCGGACCAGGGGGCTGCCGGTCAGGCCCGCGGCCCGGCACACCGTCTGGGTGCAGCGGCGCAGTGTGATCACGTCGCCCGGCTTGCGCAGGGCGATCGTGAGGACGTCGTGCGCGGATCGTGCCGGGGTCATGAGGGCCGGTGCAGGGCCACGACGATCCCGGCGTCGTCCCGGCGGACCGCGGTCTGGTTCAGCAGCTGCCCGGCGACCAGGGAGGCGTCCTGGGTGAACAGGCCGGGGAAGTCGTGCGGTTTCCACCGGTCGCTGAGGCCGTCGGAGTGCATGATCAGGGCGGTGCCGGGCGGGAACGGCATCGTGTGGGTGCGTGCGCGGGGCAGATGGGCGCCGGCGATGCCGGGGGTGGACAGCAGTCCGTTGCGACGGTCGCCGTGCGCGAGCAGGGCGGTGATGTTGCCGACGCCGCTGAGGTGGACGCGCTGGTCGGCTAGGTCGATCAGGGCGATCGCGGCCGCCGCTCCGCGGCTTTTGCGCAGTGCTTCGTGCACGTCGCGCAGGACGGCTTCGGGGTTGATGTGCCGGCTCGCGCGGAAGGCGGCTCTGGCCTGGTCCGCGGCCCGGGCGGCGAGGGGGCCGTGCCCGAGGCCGTCGCACATCAGCAGCAGCAGCGCCGGCGAGGGGCAGTCGAGGGCGCGGACGGCCCAGGTGTCGCCGCACAGCTGCTCGCCGGTGATGGGGCGGGTCAGGCCGCCGGTGGCGACGGGCTCGGGTTCGGGTGGGGGGCCGTCCGTCCAGAACCGCGCGCAGACCACGGTGCCGCGGCCGGGCAGGGAGTGGATGCCGCTGACGTCGGCGAGCCGCTCGATGGCGCCCATCCCGATGCCGAGGCTGCCGTAGGCGGAGGTGCCGTCGCGCAGCGCGCGCTGCACGTCGTCGATGCCGGGGCCGTTGTCGAGCGAGAGGCACTCGACGCCGGCGCGGCCGCGGGTGCGCACCACGCGCAGGGCGAGGGAGCCGTCGTGGGCGTGCTTGAGGAGGTTGGTGGCCATCTCCGTCACGCACAGCTCGACGCGGGAGACGCGTTCGTCGGGCAGGCCGACGGCGCGGGCCAGCTGTCCGGCCTGGCGGCGTGCGGCGGCGGCCAGGGCGATGTCCGCGCGCAGCCAGTGGACATCGCCGGCCTCGGCG
Above is a genomic segment from Streptomyces collinus Tu 365 containing:
- a CDS encoding ATP-grasp domain-containing protein — translated: MRHRPDAPVVLVGARPAEGHTTLTRLGIPFVWIVDPGEPLPQAGAGVLAVHRAPYRADPTSLLEVPLPRDTAAVLSFTEFGLFPAALLCEALGLASVSVGAVLRTRDKLLMRRMLQADCPGPAFGIVGEDEPDADDFPLIAKPVRGAGSRGLHYIARPADYPALRDDLRGLLWERFVSGPEYSVEAVSGEDGHRILGVTAKRTSGRPRFIETGHQSPAPLDAVVHARIEERVRRCLDALGVDRGASHTEVKVEDGRVHVIETHTRPGGDRIPLLTQLVTGLDQYELAVRSVLPGPAPAEPRPRFAHAAVHYFPWEDAVLAGHADAGRCRALDGVVELQVHARPGDHLPLWQHSHQRPGHVVVGAGSRDELHARMRTVEEALSPVLRRTGDPVPAAPPLLPTS
- a CDS encoding flavin reductase family protein — translated: MGLPAPTATTLPPARGSAPQHAPRADRDTFCAAMTHLPSGVSIITTQSPQGPLGCTVNSVISLSAQPPTLLVSLANTSRTLLNALRTGGFAVNVVSWQQRELYGRFAQGDPVRRFDGVPHSLRDGQPVLTHASAVFTCAVERSIEVGDHTLLVGSPIDASHDGDARPLVLHRHRAHQLDASA
- a CDS encoding peptidylprolyl isomerase, with translation MNRALMTALATAALAVSGAGTTASAADAPPRTTHGPCQYTQTPDEPAARPVPLPHDPRHTPGRGTVDVAVRTSQGPLPLRLDRAQAPCTVQSFLHLARHRFYDRTVCHRLTAYPTLKVLQCGDPTGTGEGGPGYKYKDELPVDLPPAPSDPTGARRVYGRGLLAMANAGPDTNGSQFFVVYGDSTLRPNYTVFGTVGAAGLKTLDKIAAGGVEPTAQDPAPVDGTPVLRTELLDVRPSCRP
- a CDS encoding PQQ-binding-like beta-propeller repeat protein; translation: MTTQRVEDKVRETLHAVALDAVLAPADLAQQVVRRRGRRRFSQVAGAAVAVAAIAAGAMLGPWGSGGGEQGRPARPAVSPQGWHPWQSGAAGAGERGCLADGSALYCSGSRYDVVKMDANTGERLWSVKVNGGGDGMDPPFAVRDGVVYAYRNHTAEHEPNGDYAGGTDVMAVDAATGRRLWSVKMPQDDRTGQAAMLIDGALWANTPSLRTMSALDPRTGETKWRHTWAKGEVCQRAVLSGVPYLLCTQDSEDVHDTDLLRLDPATGQAHKVTTLRGRQELLGTSDDRMVLASTTSTTAHDFQLSSVSGSGARTSLPDQAKGHIASWAVAGDRLISVSWKGQASAYSLTSGKTVWTGPVGVTMPGKDTMASLATPVVSTRQATVYFFSPAGDLSGLDLRTGKQVWHTHLDTGEPQPGGRSDTPQLLLYQDVLIARNGSRIFSLLPPTGH
- a CDS encoding SigE family RNA polymerase sigma factor, with the translated sequence MEASSHDEFREFVAMRSTALLRLAVLLTGGDRHAAEDLLQIALMKAYGRWTRIEQPEAYVRQILYRQQVSRWRLRRHHAETTVGVLPESGGQAGAGQAGTGAEPELRIALWAALGRLSKRQRAVVVLRYFEDLPEAEVAALLGIPVGTVRSTAHRSLAKLRALVPELEPDGPAEQLRPLSYTAKEIQG
- a CDS encoding DUF1345 domain-containing protein: MDPRDESRHEPRQVPYGEARWPMAAAVIAAAVLTLLLPDDLRLGPRWALPVVEGLLLVALIAGDPGRISRRSNALRGVSIALVGVLACGAIWSTLRLTDDLVHGGDETNSADALLQAGGSVWASTVLAFSLLYFELDSGGPAARAHHAPPTPALAFPQHLSPELNATHWRPRYIDYLYLGFTNATAFSPTDVMPLSPWAKIVMAVQSVVSLLILGLVIARAVNVLA
- a CDS encoding MerR family transcriptional regulator, producing the protein MPPRSTRLVDSLDDDDYPAYTMGRAAEMLGTTPAFLRALGEHRLITPLRSEGGHRRYSRYQLRVAARARELVDQGTPIEAACRIVILEDQLEEAQRINEELRTQGGQPPP
- a CDS encoding fused response regulator/phosphatase: MTQRTDSDPSPAHILVVDDTPTNRYVLATILRRAGHQVTEAEDGTRALEILAGPGPLPELAIVDVRLPDMSGFEVCEHIKNTPTTAAIPVINISASAITVDDRAHGLYRGADVYLVEPVAPAELLATVTATLRYGRARRRAELLTERLHLLNRFTLALYSAPDARTLIRVTAEAAGAIFRSDVAVFLTTPQGTPLVAHTWADPHTPQSPGRPQVHNAPARPAAGARPAHPAGPDLPCAPPRLTDPAQRRVVVGRAKADRQPVVVVTSADAVTTADDGRLLTQLTQASALALEALRSYSEEHALALTLQRSFLPETLPETARADLAVRYLPASERTEIGGDFYEAVTTPAGLVVAVGDVAGHSLDAAMVMGQVRHALRAYATEGHPPRAILAHLDHLLASVRPGASVTLCVILIEADSDTLHIANAGHLPPLIRDPDGTTRYVREHGPLLGLGLPHPPAHRVTVEPGSLLVLVTDGLVERRHEDLEHSLHTLAALVGEIGPDPEETCTKLLDRLLPDGSDDVALMAVRVNTPHPR
- a CDS encoding hybrid sensor histidine kinase/response regulator; protein product: MTPARSAHDVLTIALRKPGDVITLRRCTQTVCRAAGLTGSPLVRLTTVVSEAGEHLLGAPGLSAHLRLEETDTVMVTVRIRWPGDSRPPTPLLTAAGRLLDDSRLTGPHEDGHHELVLAQRTETPPASLGDLAADVRATLADGSTAADLIEALRTQNGQLLAALEESQRQQDELQRLNAELEETNAGVMALYSELAGELQATNTGVVALYAELEDKSRQLELANEYKNRFWANVSHELRSPVNSIIALARLLLDASADPLSDEQRQQVALVQASGSTLLALVDELLDVAKAESGHLEPHPTDVDLRPLLHQLRGTLRGTAHPRVELAIPDHVQQQPLVTDEVMLTRILRNVLSNALKFTADGHVSLDVTEQDQTGDDPRFVFRVRDSGIGIPANELDRVFEEFYQVQGPHQRGRAGTGLGLPYARRLTELLGGTLTLHSETGHGTTVTLDIPARLTTPAPQNTPAPEVPAPDTQAGPPPTDPQAPEAPAGPPPAGPHAQAGGTPTGPAPRPATGPGPTAHVVVIDDDAAFLATLPPLLDGLAASVTTLSDSTRAAATVAHEQPDLVLLDLTMPTTDGYTVHRTLAADPRTEHIPVVVLTALEAGQVDHARLPGVRAVLSKTRLTAPDLAAVLTPHPTPPPPAAPTPPPTPPHPRAEEPR